In the Brettanomyces nanus chromosome 1, complete sequence genome, TGTACACAAGATGTTGTTAATAAGACGAACAAACTGGTCGATGAGAATGAGAATCTAGTTACAGAGCTCAGGGAAAAGGGTATAGAACAGATAGAATTGAATTCAAAGGTGGAAAGAACTAGAGCTCTAGCGATTGATGTAAGcaaatttcaaaaatatGTTGATTTGCAGAACCAGAGAAGCGAAAAATGGCCCTTGGTTCTTGAAAGGGCCAAAAAGGATATAGAGAGtatcaagaagagcattgaagatgcagataatgaaaaggagaagattgtGGCGGATCTTAAGGAGAAAGGATTCACACTAAAAGATATTGAGCAGATGCATAAAGAGAGAGCCGAATTATCGTCTAACTTTGACATGGTTGAAAGCAAGCAGAAGCTGACCATGAGCTCGATTGAGGATAAAACAGGGTCTCTGACAAAGGTTTTTGAGTCCCTCAAACAACTTGTTGATGGATATAATACGAAGGTTTATGCGATTTTTGATGGTCTTGATGGCGTTCCTCTTGATGGTGTTCCTCATTTAACTAtaacttcattttcagaTCAGTTGgtgaatgatgatgataaattGGGGCTCAGGCCAGATGAGATAGTTCCTGAATTGAAGCAGTCAGAGATAAAAGTAAAGCTTGCACtattgaaagaaagtatTCAGCAATCGCATCTGACAAATCGTGACGAATGCATTCGATTGCAAGAGCAGttggatgatttgaagTTAAAAAGTGTTTCATTGAAAGATCAActagaagaattggaggaCAAATTGAccaaatcaaagaaagattacAGCGAATTGAACGATCAAAAAGTATCAGAGGTATCATCGaatcaatttcaactcGAGCAAGATACCAAGGAGATTCGACTATTGAGTACACAGCttggagaaaatcaaaagcAGATCGAAGAGGAATTTAGTAAAGCAGAGACAGAGCTGAGAAGATTGACTAGTTCATTGTCCGAGCAGAGAAACGAACTTCTAATCAGATTGGCCAATGAGATGGGTTATGCGGTATCGTTTAAGACTGGAATTATGGGCGATATTGAAGTGGCCAACGGTGAATTGGCAGACGAATGCAAAGAACAACTGGCCAATGACGATTCAGATTCAACTTAATGTATTCCAgttatttcttcttcttcttgtagtagttcttctggaagaatgGATGATGGGCACCTGAAAGCTCCTTATTCTTGTTCCTAGAGTACTCAACGTAAGCCATGTCCTCACCACCAGCCAATCCAGACAACGAGCTCTGGTTTTTAGTGGCTCTAGAGACGGTAGTCTTCAACCTCTTGGAAACACCATGGCCAATGAAGTTCTCAGAATCTTCACCCAACTCAA is a window encoding:
- a CDS encoding uncharacterized protein (BUSCO:EOG09341366); protein product: MSSRKRQSMEDALVSLDTNVTQHPSSAKRKKRLSLLPNNVTIGAPRLMRQQSKRLSSVSRIPPSSISRRRSTLRRNYGDAVVPSNRSNRLSQGSQFLPPSSGGRFYDETVVSMTPSVQQRLYMGINNRDPRPVRDRSYQAKMQRDLFEYLSTAKFDIVMKQQLTARTMKSPTQKEFVLMFQFLYKKIDPGYRFLRSVEQDIYSILKFLEYPYLDTINKSQLSAVGGTNWPVFLAMLHWLLQLVQQMQMFDLVDFSQLPEPLKDDNAGNYNNSVVFNKEIEDSVIVRENTALDRLFTSFALKSYKSFLSTGTEDYSEYYSEMESEYKQCTQDVVNKTNKLVDENENLVTELREKGIEQIELNSKVERTRALAIDVSKFQKYVDLQNQRSEKWPLVLERAKKDIESIKKSIEDADNEKEKIVADLKEKGFTLKDIEQMHKERAELSSNFDMVESKQKLTMSSIEDKTGSLTKVFESLKQLVDGYNTKVYAIFDGLDGVPLDGVPHLTITSFSDQLVNDDDKLGLRPDEIVPELKQSEIKVKLALLKESIQQSHLTNRDECIRLQEQLDDLKLKSVSLKDQLEELEDKLTKSKKDYSELNDQKVSEVSSNQFQLEQDTKEIRLLSTQLGENQKQIEEEFSKAETELRRLTSSLSEQRNELLIRLANEMGYAVSFKTGIMGDIEVANGELADECKEQLANDDSDST